A region from the Vicia villosa cultivar HV-30 ecotype Madison, WI linkage group LG3, Vvil1.0, whole genome shotgun sequence genome encodes:
- the LOC131661016 gene encoding dual specificity protein phosphatase PHS1-like isoform X1, with translation MSNEPQNQDKEQFESEGPSPLTVASRVFNWLQSVRKRTSNYRSSGFPRSSSVPFCFGESAEDAEIDMLTDQTEISVWDRLGKAEMLDIESNSFSWDMLSSLHHTEHTSSNEHSEDEMNRALEMTVNSGGVVFFALFNVVSDDASPKEAAAVIKISSSRMATQSERLGYEFAKWLGVQAPQARVIHNTSTEWLQIREAAEKARDAASCESDVIGETTCSELLEALELSRCLLFMSYVHGSPLLESSSAFESRDSAERTSAALGRVMMLDLVIRNEDRLPCPQLRWRGNPANLLLAEKAIPSNLDTKEESVDLVMNRSRVVGTLQKKKRSTSRSCSHNNEIRSQGSPLSHIRESSDDMCLKSQTSTGSNIVAIDSGVPRRPPAIKRADDQVSYPKLVELVLNSSEFSSCLLHDITGGKLGSPPLEDINLTLDIQGTDVTSIVHEFRCGFRAALRDLQGFHIFLLTLHQKLDNLLRSFNNTISKISLGESEKEDSPSPATGCCLSPTRKERFSNDSHQDFSDSDSQRSAPRALSSSGNRNFCDSASPMSREGCHGKSSKGSLEPLHDSHFTAKLRDFHKFAKVDAESYKELEHWNEMLKSDAIKLCQENNFNSGFFEGSDSNTVVDAYELKIRLEHILERIALISEAANTERPSAITNCLFIGGALSARSIYTMQHLGITHILCLCTNEIGQSDSQFPDLFTYKNFFVCDTENSNISLLFEEACDFIEDVERTGQGILVHCFEGKSRSVTVVLAYLMLRKSFTLLEAWNAMKKVHRRAQPNDGFGKILQELDQKLHGKVSMEWRRRRPTMKVCPICGKNAGLSSSSLKLHLQKSHKRLSSGSVDSAMTMEIQKALTTLNISRGGSVSPTHRLSHSMTD, from the exons ATGTCAAATGAGCCACAAAACCAG GATAAAGAGCAATTCGAGTCTGAAGGACCATCGCCCCTAACCGTTGCTTCCCGG GTTTTTAATTGGCTTCAATCGGTTAGAAAACGTACTTCCAATTACCGCTCCTCCGGTTTCCCTCGCTCTTCTTCCGTACCCTTTTG TTTTGGAGAATCTGCAGAGGATGCAGAAATTGATATGCTTACTGATCAAACTGAAATTAGCGTGTGGGATAGGCTTGGTAAAGCTGAAATGTTGGACATTGAATCGAATTCCTTTTCTTGGGACATGCTCTCTTCACTTCACCATACTGAGCACACCAGTAGCAATGAGCATTCTGAAGATGAAATGAATAGAGCTCTTGAG ATGACAGTAAATTCTGGAGGGGTTGTCTTCTTTGCCCTTTTCAATGTCGTGAGCGATGATGCTTCTCCAAAAGAAGCAGCAGCGGTCATAAAGATATCTTCGTCAAGAATGGCAACACAGTCTGAACGACTTGGATATGAATTCGCCAAATGGTTGGGAGTCCAAGCTCCACAG GCTAGAGTCATTCACAATACCAGTACAGAATGGCTCCAAATAAGGGAAGCGGCAGAAAAAGCAAGGGATGCAGCAAGTTGTgagagtgatgttattggtgaaaCGACCTGTTCGGAACTTTTGGAAGCACTAGAGCTTAGTCGGTGTCTCTTGTTTATGAG TTATGTACATGGCTCACCTTTACTTGAAAGCTCTAGCGCGTTTGAATCAAGGGATTCTGCAGAAAGAACGTCAGCCGCGCTTGGCAGGGTAATGATGCTAGATCTTGTTATTAGAAATGAAGATAGACTCCCATGCCCTCAACTTAGATGGCGTGGGAACCCTGCCAATTTGTTATTGGCTGAAAAAGCAATCCCTTCAAATTTAGATACAAAAGAAGAAAGTGTTGATTTGGTAATGAACCGGTCCAGGGTAGTTGGGACGCTGCAGAAAAAGAAAAGGTCCACTTCAAGATCATGTTCTCATAATAATGAAATAAGATCACAAGGCTCTCCTCTTTCACATATAAGAGAATCATCTGATGACATGTGCCTTAAAAGTCAAACGTCTACTGGCTCCAACATTGTGGCTATTGACTCTGGTGTTCCTCGTCGACCTCCTGCTATAAAACGTGCAGATGATCAGGTAAGTTATCCTAAGTTGGTTGAGTTAGTACTGAATAGCTCTGAGTTTTCCTCTTGCCTCTTACATGATATAACCGGAGGGAAATTAGGAAGTCCTCCCTTAGAAGACATAAATTTAACCCTTGACATACAAGGGACTGATGTAACATCAATAGTTCACGAGTTCCGTTGTGGTTTTCGTGCTGCTCTTAGGGATCTGCAAGGATTTCATATATTCCTACTTACACTCCATCAAAAACTTGATAACTTGTTACGATCATTTAATAATACTATAAGCAAAATATCACTGGGGGAGTCTGAAAAGGAAGATTCTCCTTCACCTGCTACTGGTTGTTGTCTCTCTCCAACAAGAAAAGAGAGATTTTCTAATGATAGCCATCAAGATTTTAGTGATTCAGATTCACAGAGATCTGCTCCAAGGGCATTGTCATCTTCAGGCAATAGGAATTTTTGCGACTCGGCTTCTCCTATGTCAAGAGAAGGTTGCCATGGAAAATCCTCCAAAGGGAGTCTGGAGCCATTGCACGATTCTCATTTTACAGCTAAGCTTCGAGACTTCCATAAATTTGCCAAG GTTGATGCAGAATCTTATAAAGAATTGGAACACTGGAATGAAATGCTTAAAAGTGATGCTATCAAGTTATGCCAGGAGAACAATTTCAATTCAGGATTTTTTGAGGGAAGTGATAGCAACACTGTTGTTGATGCATATGAATTGAAG ATCAGACTTGAGCATATCCTTGAAAGGATTGCATTGATATCTGAGGCTGCAAATACAGAGAGACCTTCTGCTATTACAAATTGTTTGTTCATCGGTGGTGCGCTATCTGCAAGATCTATATACACAATGCAACACTTGGGAATCACTCATATCTTGTGTTTGTGTACTAATGAAATTGGACAATCAGATTCTCAATTTCCGGATCTTTTCACCtacaaaaatttcttt GTATGTGACACTGAGAATTCTAACATCAGCCTCTTATTTGAAGAAGCTTGTGATTTTATAGAAGATGTCGAGAGAACAGGTCAGGGAATTCTAGTTcattgtttcgaaggaaaaagcaGAAGTGTCACTGTAGTCCTTGCTTACTTGATGCTAAGAAA GAGTTTCACATTACTAGAAGCATGGAATGCTATGAAAAAAGTTCACCGTCGAGCACAGCCGAACGACGGTTTTGGAAAGATTTTACAGGAACTGGATCAAAAACTCCATGGGAAGGTTTCAATGGAGTGGCGGAGGCGGAGACCAACAATGAAAGTTTGTCCTATATGTGGTAAGAATGCTGGACTTAGTAGCAGCTCACTTAAGCTCCATCTTCAGAAATCACATAAAAGACTATCATCCGGAAGTGTAGATAGTGCCATGACAATGGAAATCCAAAAGGCATTAACCACTTTGAATATTAGCCGTGGCGGGAGTGTGAGCCCAACACACAGGCTATCTCATTCAATGacagattaa
- the LOC131661016 gene encoding dual specificity protein phosphatase PHS1-like isoform X2, which produces MSNEPQNQDKEQFESEGPSPLTVASRVFNWLQSVRKRTSNYRSSGFPRSSSVPFCVWDRLGKAEMLDIESNSFSWDMLSSLHHTEHTSSNEHSEDEMNRALEMTVNSGGVVFFALFNVVSDDASPKEAAAVIKISSSRMATQSERLGYEFAKWLGVQAPQARVIHNTSTEWLQIREAAEKARDAASCESDVIGETTCSELLEALELSRCLLFMSYVHGSPLLESSSAFESRDSAERTSAALGRVMMLDLVIRNEDRLPCPQLRWRGNPANLLLAEKAIPSNLDTKEESVDLVMNRSRVVGTLQKKKRSTSRSCSHNNEIRSQGSPLSHIRESSDDMCLKSQTSTGSNIVAIDSGVPRRPPAIKRADDQVSYPKLVELVLNSSEFSSCLLHDITGGKLGSPPLEDINLTLDIQGTDVTSIVHEFRCGFRAALRDLQGFHIFLLTLHQKLDNLLRSFNNTISKISLGESEKEDSPSPATGCCLSPTRKERFSNDSHQDFSDSDSQRSAPRALSSSGNRNFCDSASPMSREGCHGKSSKGSLEPLHDSHFTAKLRDFHKFAKVDAESYKELEHWNEMLKSDAIKLCQENNFNSGFFEGSDSNTVVDAYELKIRLEHILERIALISEAANTERPSAITNCLFIGGALSARSIYTMQHLGITHILCLCTNEIGQSDSQFPDLFTYKNFFVCDTENSNISLLFEEACDFIEDVERTGQGILVHCFEGKSRSVTVVLAYLMLRKSFTLLEAWNAMKKVHRRAQPNDGFGKILQELDQKLHGKVSMEWRRRRPTMKVCPICGKNAGLSSSSLKLHLQKSHKRLSSGSVDSAMTMEIQKALTTLNISRGGSVSPTHRLSHSMTD; this is translated from the exons ATGTCAAATGAGCCACAAAACCAG GATAAAGAGCAATTCGAGTCTGAAGGACCATCGCCCCTAACCGTTGCTTCCCGG GTTTTTAATTGGCTTCAATCGGTTAGAAAACGTACTTCCAATTACCGCTCCTCCGGTTTCCCTCGCTCTTCTTCCGTACCCTTTTG CGTGTGGGATAGGCTTGGTAAAGCTGAAATGTTGGACATTGAATCGAATTCCTTTTCTTGGGACATGCTCTCTTCACTTCACCATACTGAGCACACCAGTAGCAATGAGCATTCTGAAGATGAAATGAATAGAGCTCTTGAG ATGACAGTAAATTCTGGAGGGGTTGTCTTCTTTGCCCTTTTCAATGTCGTGAGCGATGATGCTTCTCCAAAAGAAGCAGCAGCGGTCATAAAGATATCTTCGTCAAGAATGGCAACACAGTCTGAACGACTTGGATATGAATTCGCCAAATGGTTGGGAGTCCAAGCTCCACAG GCTAGAGTCATTCACAATACCAGTACAGAATGGCTCCAAATAAGGGAAGCGGCAGAAAAAGCAAGGGATGCAGCAAGTTGTgagagtgatgttattggtgaaaCGACCTGTTCGGAACTTTTGGAAGCACTAGAGCTTAGTCGGTGTCTCTTGTTTATGAG TTATGTACATGGCTCACCTTTACTTGAAAGCTCTAGCGCGTTTGAATCAAGGGATTCTGCAGAAAGAACGTCAGCCGCGCTTGGCAGGGTAATGATGCTAGATCTTGTTATTAGAAATGAAGATAGACTCCCATGCCCTCAACTTAGATGGCGTGGGAACCCTGCCAATTTGTTATTGGCTGAAAAAGCAATCCCTTCAAATTTAGATACAAAAGAAGAAAGTGTTGATTTGGTAATGAACCGGTCCAGGGTAGTTGGGACGCTGCAGAAAAAGAAAAGGTCCACTTCAAGATCATGTTCTCATAATAATGAAATAAGATCACAAGGCTCTCCTCTTTCACATATAAGAGAATCATCTGATGACATGTGCCTTAAAAGTCAAACGTCTACTGGCTCCAACATTGTGGCTATTGACTCTGGTGTTCCTCGTCGACCTCCTGCTATAAAACGTGCAGATGATCAGGTAAGTTATCCTAAGTTGGTTGAGTTAGTACTGAATAGCTCTGAGTTTTCCTCTTGCCTCTTACATGATATAACCGGAGGGAAATTAGGAAGTCCTCCCTTAGAAGACATAAATTTAACCCTTGACATACAAGGGACTGATGTAACATCAATAGTTCACGAGTTCCGTTGTGGTTTTCGTGCTGCTCTTAGGGATCTGCAAGGATTTCATATATTCCTACTTACACTCCATCAAAAACTTGATAACTTGTTACGATCATTTAATAATACTATAAGCAAAATATCACTGGGGGAGTCTGAAAAGGAAGATTCTCCTTCACCTGCTACTGGTTGTTGTCTCTCTCCAACAAGAAAAGAGAGATTTTCTAATGATAGCCATCAAGATTTTAGTGATTCAGATTCACAGAGATCTGCTCCAAGGGCATTGTCATCTTCAGGCAATAGGAATTTTTGCGACTCGGCTTCTCCTATGTCAAGAGAAGGTTGCCATGGAAAATCCTCCAAAGGGAGTCTGGAGCCATTGCACGATTCTCATTTTACAGCTAAGCTTCGAGACTTCCATAAATTTGCCAAG GTTGATGCAGAATCTTATAAAGAATTGGAACACTGGAATGAAATGCTTAAAAGTGATGCTATCAAGTTATGCCAGGAGAACAATTTCAATTCAGGATTTTTTGAGGGAAGTGATAGCAACACTGTTGTTGATGCATATGAATTGAAG ATCAGACTTGAGCATATCCTTGAAAGGATTGCATTGATATCTGAGGCTGCAAATACAGAGAGACCTTCTGCTATTACAAATTGTTTGTTCATCGGTGGTGCGCTATCTGCAAGATCTATATACACAATGCAACACTTGGGAATCACTCATATCTTGTGTTTGTGTACTAATGAAATTGGACAATCAGATTCTCAATTTCCGGATCTTTTCACCtacaaaaatttcttt GTATGTGACACTGAGAATTCTAACATCAGCCTCTTATTTGAAGAAGCTTGTGATTTTATAGAAGATGTCGAGAGAACAGGTCAGGGAATTCTAGTTcattgtttcgaaggaaaaagcaGAAGTGTCACTGTAGTCCTTGCTTACTTGATGCTAAGAAA GAGTTTCACATTACTAGAAGCATGGAATGCTATGAAAAAAGTTCACCGTCGAGCACAGCCGAACGACGGTTTTGGAAAGATTTTACAGGAACTGGATCAAAAACTCCATGGGAAGGTTTCAATGGAGTGGCGGAGGCGGAGACCAACAATGAAAGTTTGTCCTATATGTGGTAAGAATGCTGGACTTAGTAGCAGCTCACTTAAGCTCCATCTTCAGAAATCACATAAAAGACTATCATCCGGAAGTGTAGATAGTGCCATGACAATGGAAATCCAAAAGGCATTAACCACTTTGAATATTAGCCGTGGCGGGAGTGTGAGCCCAACACACAGGCTATCTCATTCAATGacagattaa